The Pseudomonas sp. R4-35-07 genome contains a region encoding:
- a CDS encoding response regulator — MTVFPGLRVLLVEDEGAIAMLIEGMLEDMGCTVVASVARLAKALEKASVLDVDLAILDVNLAGERVFPVASVLRARHIPFLFSTGYGASGLPEEFADCPVLHKPFAEKDLRLKMALTLNEA; from the coding sequence ATGACCGTGTTCCCAGGGCTCAGGGTGCTGCTGGTTGAAGACGAAGGCGCCATCGCGATGTTGATCGAGGGAATGCTCGAAGACATGGGATGCACGGTAGTCGCCTCCGTGGCCCGACTCGCGAAGGCACTCGAAAAGGCCAGTGTGCTCGACGTCGACCTGGCGATTCTGGACGTGAACCTGGCGGGAGAACGCGTGTTTCCGGTTGCCAGTGTTTTGCGTGCACGCCACATTCCGTTTTTATTCAGCACGGGGTATGGAGCCAGCGGTTTGCCGGAAGAGTTTGCTGACTGCCCGGTTTTGCATAAGCCGTTCGCGGAAAAGGATCTTCGGTTGAAGATGGCGCTGACGTTGAATGAGGCGTGA